A genomic region of Megalobrama amblycephala isolate DHTTF-2021 linkage group LG6, ASM1881202v1, whole genome shotgun sequence contains the following coding sequences:
- the fhip1b gene encoding FHF complex subunit HOOK interacting protein 1B — translation MSWLSRLNPRGPGTRTGRHAAPSSPCTADPETCLMVFENHWRQVSGVLKQRESSVGGCADDLTAVRNHTDQMLCLLAEERPAGGDIESPAMGPILEMVVAENILEELVQWHVRHGLDPDSQLELLKLFEMLIGQSHQPLLLHSAVLQPLLSLLGACVDPQLGCPPALESSLVLLLNQVCVSMAKETAVLELLFRCGPVQQGPTNLLIFSLLVPFIHRDGALGQQARDALLLVMATSASNHAVARYIAENSYFCPVLATGLSGLYSSLPRKIEVRGDDWHALRREDWMGVSSLVLFMNSLEFCNAVVQVAHPLVRCQLLDYLHNGFLVPVMGPALHKSSVDEMIASTAYLDLFLRSITETSLLKTFLRFILLHRHDNDTILDTLLTRISSNSRLCMVSLSLFKTLLSLNCEDLMLQLVLRYLLPCTHVMLSQRRAVRETDLYGKSADKFLSLIPECCRITSAPSSERDDEPAFWGKVLGSPTSESPVHPRPSTPSRLALFIRQQSSGGQANSSGSENAPSSPRGSVSSPLSSDSPMHQLPDASEGETGYLEYLRDARKGIELCSWACRDWSAPYDGENPSPNSVPPPPPPPTSNPSLSVVPEHFSVMDPAQQRAAVVAAARAEWSSSDRDSGEWDVTISKNCISLTPRSKKRSLLPSSVPLQSSSSASVSTEISGAVETVSQHSHSAPHPALYNGMGQVEFTDSVDERMEVKKVKRESDVNSSVVELGMNGSMGMGPVDYNDFHVGSALKSSQVQLKPHLQHQTSVPSSAQECLQSESQRLSPVLGLTETSTVARDSKGPESVERLIEELLERAPSEPLSGDSKCQGISIEAFHQELRELEERVRERRVLSRSSEESSRESRAAPAPSLTDEDCLPVETEQRSSETKPDSSTTGVFSPARPLGQPLAQPYTGPFITVLFSKLESMMQNSLYVNILLTGVVFQLACYPQPLLRSFLLNANMVFQPSVKSLIQVLGSVKNRIEAFAATHEDFPAMLRKARRFLVARGKLEWSDSPMGVPSLRRSDSLIKSRKPSLGDLILRHTNSPTRARHAAQLALAHVRDGGQSLHSALFRGGAAGGASGLEKQAEALRVKNAVYCAVIFSEFLKELAALTQEHAVALPFPPSQGTEE, via the exons ATGAGTTGGTTGAGTCGTTTAAATCCAAGGGGTCCAGGCACTCGGACTGGTCGACATGCAGCCCCATCCAGCCCATGCACTGCCGACCCCGAGACCTGTCTTATGgtgtttgagaaccactggagacag GTGTCAGGTGTGTTGAAACAGAGAGAGTCTTCAGTGGGTGGTTGTGCCGATGATCTCACGGCAGTTCGCAATCACACAGATCAGATGCTGTGCCTGCTAGCGGAAGAGAGACCGGCAGGGGGAGACATTGAATCACCAG CAATGGGTCCTATTCTGGAGATGGTGGTGGCAGAGAATATACTGGAAGAGTTGGTACAGTGGCATGTGCGCCATGGTCTGGATCCGGACAGCCAGCTAGAGCTGTTGAAACTGTTTGAGATGCTGATCGGACAGTCACATCAGCCACTGCTCCTGCACAGTGCAGTGCTGCAGCCGCTGCTAAGCCTGCTGGGAGCATGTGTGGATCCCCAGCTGGGCTGCCCTCCTGCCCTAGAGTCCAGCCTCGTACTGCTGCTAAATCAG GTATGTGTGTCCATGGCGAAAGAAACTGCCGTTTTGGAGTTGTTATTTAGGTGTGGGCCAGTACAGCAGGGTCCCACTAACCTGCTGATCTTCTCCCTGTTGGTGCCATTTATCCATCGAGACGGCGCTCTGGGGCAGCAGGCCCGTGACGCGCTGCTCCTCGTCATGGCAACCTCTGCCAGCAACCACGCTGTTGCACGCTACATTGCTGAGAACTCCTACTTCTGCCCA GTGCTAGCGACAGGGCTGAGTGGACTATATTCATCCCTGCCACGGAAGATTGAGGTACGGGGCGATGACTGGCATGCACTGCGGAGGGAGGACTGGATGGGCGTCTCCTCTCTAGTGCTGTTCATGAACAGTCTTGAATTCTGCAATGCTGTAGTACAGGTGGCACACCCTCTTGTGCGCTGCCAACTCCTTGACTACCTCCACAACGGCTTCCTGGTGCCAGTCATGGGCCCCGCTCTGCACAAG TCGTCGGTGGATGAGATGATAGCAAGCACGGCATATCTGGATTTGTTTTTACGCAGTATCACAGAAACTTCCCTCCTTAAGACCTTCCTGCGCTTCATTCTGTTGCATCGCCATGACAACGACACCATCCTCGATACATTACTCACACGCATCAGCAGCAATTCACGG CTGTGCATGGTCTCTTTGAGTCTGTTCAAGACATTGCTCAGTCTCAACTGTGAAGACCTCATGCTCCAGCTTGTTCTCAG GTATCTGTTGCCATGCACACATGTAATGCTGAGTCAGCGGAGGGCAGTCAGAGAAACAGACCTCTATGGCAAATCAGCTGACAAGTTCCTTTCCCTCATACCAGAATGCTGCAGAATCACTTCAGCACCCTCTAGTGAGCGGGATGATGAACCTGCTTTTTGGGGAAAGG TGTTGGGTAGTCCTACTTCAGAGTCACCAGTTCACCCCAGACCCAGCACTCCTTCCCGCCTTGCTCTCTTTATTCGACAGCAAAGCTCAGGAGGCCAAGCCAACTCATCTGGCTCGGAAAATGCTCCCTCTTCTCCTCGTGGTAGTGTTTCTTCCCCTCTTTCTTCTGACAGCCCCATGCACCAACTCCCAGATGCTTCAGAAGGAGAGACTGGCTACCTAGAGTATCTGCGTGATGCTCGGAAGGGTATTGAGCTCTGCTCCTGGGCCTGTCGAGACTGGTCGGCACCTTACGATGGAGAAAATCCCTCTCCAAACTCTGTTCCTCCTCCACCTCCCCCTCCTACGTCCAACCCCTCCCTCAGTGTGGTACCAGAGCATTTCTCTGTAATGGACCCCGCTCAGCAGAGGGCAGCAGTGGTGGCTGCAGCTCGTGCCGAGTGGAGCAGTTCAGATCGAGATAGTGGAGAGTGGGATGTTACCATCAGCAAGAACTGTATCAGTCTCACACCCCGCAGTAAGAAACGCAGCCTTCTTCCCAGCTCTGTACCCCTACAATCTTCATCTTCTGCATCAGTCTCTACAGAAATATCAGGTGCTGTGGAAACCGTGTCCCAACACTCTCATTCGGCACCTCATCCAGCACTCTACAATGGGATGGGGCAGGTGGAGTTCACAGACAGTGTGGATGAGAGAATGGAGGTTAAGAAAGTGAAGAGGGAGTCGGATGTAAATAGCAGCGTGGTTGAGTTGGGGATGAATGGGTCAATGGGTATGGGCCCAGTCGACTACAATGATTTCCATGTAGGGTCGGCGCTGAAATCATCTCAGGTGCAGTTGAAGCCACATCTGCAACATCAAACCTCTGTGCCCTCCTCTGCCCAAGAGTGTCTGCAAAGCGAGAGCCAGAGATTGTCTCCTGTTCTTGGCTTGACAGAGACCTCCACAGTGGCCCGGGACAGCAAGGGTCCGGAGTCCGTTGAGCGTCTGATTGAGGAGTTGCTGGAGCGGGCGCCGTCAGAGCCATTATCTGGTGACTCGAAATGCCAGGGAATCAGCATTGAGGCTTTCCACCAAGAGCTGAGGGAGCTGGAGGAACGTGTAAGAGAGAGAAGGGTTCTTTCACGTAGCTCGGAGGAGTCCTCTCGGGAATCCCGTGCCGCTCCTGCTCCCAGCCTGACAGATGAGGACTGTCTTCCGGTGGAGACTGAGCAGCGCTCCAGTGAAACAAAGCCTGACAGCTCTACCACTGGGGTATTTAGCCCCGCACGACCCCTCGGACAACCTCTTGCTCAACCGTACACAG GTCCATTTATAACAGTCCTGTTCAGTAAACTGGAGAGTATGATGCAGAACTCCCTATATGTGAACATTTTGCTGACGGGCGTTGTGTTCCAGCTGGCCTGTTACCCTCAGCCACTCCTACGCTCTTTCCTCCTCAACGCCAACATGGTGTTTCAGCCCAGCGTTAAATCACTCATACAG GTGCTGGGGTCAGTAAAAAATCGCATAGAGGCATTTGCAGCAACGCACGAAGATTTCCCTGCCATGTTAAGAAAGGCTCGCCGCTTTCTGGTTGCGAGAGGAAAGTTAGAATGGTCCGACTCACCCATGGGAGTGCCTAGCCTCCGTCGATCAGACTCATTAA TTAAAAGCCGAAAGCCATCTCTGGGCGATCTTATCTTGAGGCACACCAACAGTCCTACGAGAGCTCGACATGCAGCTCAGTTGGCCTTGGCCCACGTAAGAGATGGAGGGCAGTCCCTGCACAGTGCTTTGTTCCGGGGTGGCGCGGCCGGTGGGGCCTCTGGCCTGGAGAAGCAGGCAGAGGCACTAAGGGTGAAAAATGCAGTCTACTGTGCTGTCATTTTCTCCGAGTTTCTCAAAGAGCTCGCAGCTCTTACACAGGAGCATGCCGTAGCCCTACCCTTCCCACCCAGTCAAGGCACTGAGGAATAA